In one Pseudomonas sp. SG20056 genomic region, the following are encoded:
- a CDS encoding SDR family oxidoreductase, with the protein MNNILITGAASGIGAATARLFHQHGWQVGLLDINHQALTQLAGELGNVWHAELDVADPAAVKVALADFCALHGGQLRLLFNSAGILQCGHFEDIELSEHARILQINVQGLLNMTHAAFPYLKATPDAQVINMGSASGLYGVPHLASYSASKFAVRGLTEALDLEWAKHGIRVGDLMPPFVSTPMLNNQRFQAPVLRRLGVNLEAEAVAQAALAQTRSRAVHRPISRQFKLLYWSGQLTPAWLSRRIMAWLSRD; encoded by the coding sequence GTGAACAATATTCTGATTACCGGCGCCGCGTCAGGGATCGGCGCCGCCACCGCGAGGTTGTTTCATCAACACGGCTGGCAGGTTGGGTTGCTGGATATCAACCACCAGGCGCTGACTCAGTTGGCCGGTGAGTTGGGTAACGTCTGGCATGCCGAGCTGGATGTGGCCGACCCGGCGGCAGTCAAGGTCGCCCTGGCCGACTTCTGCGCCCTGCATGGCGGTCAGTTGCGCCTGCTGTTCAACAGTGCCGGGATTCTGCAATGCGGGCACTTCGAGGACATCGAGCTCAGCGAGCATGCGCGCATTCTGCAGATCAACGTGCAGGGGCTGCTAAATATGACCCACGCGGCCTTTCCCTATTTGAAAGCCACGCCCGACGCCCAGGTGATCAATATGGGCTCGGCCTCCGGGCTCTATGGCGTGCCGCATCTGGCCAGCTATTCGGCCTCCAAGTTCGCCGTGCGCGGTCTGACCGAGGCGCTGGACCTCGAGTGGGCCAAGCACGGCATCCGCGTCGGCGACCTGATGCCGCCGTTTGTCAGCACGCCGATGCTTAACAACCAACGCTTCCAGGCCCCGGTATTGCGCCGTCTGGGCGTCAATCTTGAGGCTGAAGCCGTGGCTCAGGCCGCTTTGGCGCAAACCCGCAGCCGTGCGGTACACCGGCCGATCAGCCGACAATTCAAGCTGCTGTACTGGTCCGGCCAGCTGACGCCCGCCTGGCTGAGCCGGCGCATCATGGCCTGGCTTAGTCGCGACTGA
- a CDS encoding alpha/beta hydrolase: MNAPVEFAAPAADQALLRSVLRTSLRLLFRGLVRPPMPIAGQRAVLRLLTAASPAPSGVTRSAGTLGGRFCEWHKPQSGRGTVLLYLHGGAYLIGGPNTHRTICSTLAKRGQMDVCALDYRLAPEHQYPAAREDALAAFQELIKIGYKPEQIVIGGDSAGGNLSLITSLRLRDQGLPQPAALVCFSPVTDFTGTQLHEPPAGDPLIHRKWVEQALALYCPTGLAHDDPGLSPQFADLHGLAPVLIQVGEDEILRNDSLRFADKAQAAGVDVRLQRYPDLWHVFQAHAGMLKAADFALAEVVSFLRERGC; this comes from the coding sequence ATGAATGCACCCGTTGAATTCGCCGCACCGGCGGCCGATCAGGCGCTGCTGCGCAGCGTTTTGCGTACCAGCCTGCGCCTACTGTTCCGTGGTCTGGTGCGCCCGCCGATGCCGATTGCCGGCCAGCGTGCGGTGCTGCGCCTGCTAACAGCCGCCAGCCCGGCGCCGAGTGGCGTTACCCGTAGCGCCGGTACCTTGGGCGGGCGATTCTGTGAGTGGCACAAACCACAGAGTGGTCGCGGCACTGTGCTGCTGTACCTGCATGGCGGGGCTTATCTGATTGGTGGGCCGAACACCCACCGCACGATCTGCTCGACCCTGGCCAAACGCGGACAGATGGATGTGTGCGCGCTGGATTACCGGCTGGCACCCGAGCATCAATACCCGGCGGCCCGCGAGGATGCCCTGGCTGCGTTTCAGGAATTGATAAAGATAGGCTACAAGCCTGAGCAGATCGTGATTGGCGGCGATTCGGCCGGTGGCAACCTGAGCCTGATCACCAGCCTGCGCCTGCGTGACCAAGGGCTGCCGCAACCAGCGGCGCTGGTGTGTTTCTCCCCAGTCACCGACTTTACCGGCACCCAGCTACACGAACCGCCCGCCGGTGACCCGCTGATCCACCGCAAATGGGTTGAGCAGGCGCTGGCGCTGTATTGCCCGACCGGACTAGCCCATGACGATCCCGGTTTATCGCCGCAGTTTGCCGATCTGCATGGCCTGGCCCCTGTACTGATTCAGGTCGGTGAAGACGAGATTTTGCGTAACGACAGCCTGCGCTTTGCCGACAAGGCCCAGGCGGCGGGTGTGGATGTGCGCCTGCAGCGTTATCCGGACCTGTGGCATGTGTTTCAGGCCCACGCGGGCATGCTCAAAGCCGCCGATTTTGCCTTGGCTGAAGTGGTGAGTTTTCTGCGTGAGCGGGGCTGCTGA